The genomic stretch ACTTCAACTAACCTGGTGATATTGCCTTGAGATATaattatcattttgttttaaagtttataTTCACAGGGACTACATCAATCTAACATATAGCACACCTCTTTCGTGTCAAGGTCTCATCGTGAACCAAATCCaatacaaacaccaactgaggTTAAGGTTTAAAGCAAgatctttcttttatttgtgcATAATGGCGATTGATTCAAAGCCTCCAGCAGGTTACACAGCTAAGTCCATAGGTGTAAACAGTTGACTGGCATCACATGCCTCGCTGTCACCAGCTCCACACTTTTCCCGGCGGGGGTGGGGCAGTGaatgggggggaggggggcaggGCGGGGCATCGCAGGTGCTGATGTCATCATTTATACGTCTTCATGTGCCACAATCCGTCATTCAGATAGTGAACGTTCTCGATTCCAATTCCCTTGTTGaccttttctctgtttgcacAAGACAAAGCGACATTAAGGTCAGACATAATTAAAGCGGTGACTGAATGGAAGTTCTTGCTCCCGTTAAAATGGACGTGAATCTTACATGTTTTCTGCAGACATCTTCATGACGCCAACACAAAGTGCGTGTTGTTTGCCCTCTGCCATTATGGCCTGCATTCTCTTGTTAAAGATAAACATGTATGTAGCTACAGATGCTGTCTAAACACTGCAAGGTGACATGTTAATATTGTAAATTTAGGGAAACATTTGTGGCACAGAACAATTTCACAGATATATTCGACAGAATTAAAAATCAATTCAAACAACTTCACGTGTAAGAAAGGATACGACTACTGTGTCAGAGTCAGCTCGGTAGAGTTTAGCGCCCGGTGACGTCAGTCCGGGGCACATGATGTTGGCTCCACTTAAGACAAATTTAATGGCCCCTTTGTCTACTTGCTGATGTGGAAGAATGAAAGGATCTATGAGGAGGAAATGTATTTCTCATCAgtgtgaatacattttaatacaaCCATCAACCAATCAACTTTTAGGAAATCTTACATTTATGCAACAGTCTGAGGGTTGGATAAAATggtccttctctctgtctgaagAACAGCAGCTCTCCGTTCACTGTCAAGATTTCAATGTGTTCATGGCTGGAAGAAGAATGACATAATATGAGAATAACTGTAAGGAAGAAGACTACACTGATGAGAAAAATATAATGATAAATCGTACCATCTCACGATTTTGACAGGGTCCTTCTTTGGCATTATGTGATTGAGCCATGACTCGATTTCAGGGAATTGATCCAACAGCTGGTTTTTTATGCCTTTGAtcactgatgttttcagctgGATACAGTTCGACACATTTTCCTTCTCATCAAATCTGAAAAGGGAAAGCAGAAAAGTTTAATTTATAACATGTTTACAAATACGAAGAGGTATACAAATGCTTTTTTGGCATTTAGTTTAATTTTGTGTATTAATTAAAATACTGTCGGCctacatacatatatatccCAATCATACTTGTTCAACAATGCAGCACACTGATTCCATATTGTGGAAAATATTGGCTGTAAACAGTAAAGGATTAATTTCAATATGGCCAGTATCAACCATCACCTACAGCGTGCAGATATATTGAGAAGAGAATCCAATGATAGTCttagaaaagaaacagaatttttacttgaaaatgaCTCACAACAattaatccattatcaaaattgcagattcattttctgatgatcgactaattgattaatcgactaatcattgcagctttacATTCATGTAATTATCATCCACAAAGTCCTTGTTTTAAATGGATTTTAGTGTTAATAAATTTCTCAGTGAGCTGGACGTCAGGAAGGGGAGATAGTTTTGACAACTTAGATGACAAAAAAGTCACCTTCAGTAGTTAttataaattcaaattaatgaTTCTAATGTTGAAAGTGGAAATACTCTTTGCCAGAGCCAAACATGACACCCGAGTGACATAATTTTTATGTTTAAgacattattattttcattagaaACAAGAATAATGTTCATCTTTTCATAATAGCACTGGGGATTTGATCCAATTCAGAGCATTAAAAAAACTCTGATCTGATGCAATAACTCACAAAATGTGAACATGAGCCTTCAACAAACTTGAAGACATGATTGTCTCAgtaaacagttgtttttttccccaaatttttttaatcaacaaaaacaacttatatGTAGATAACATGTACAAAAGGGTACatataataaaagtaaaaatgtacataaaaagaaaatgttcactttttaaTACTGTAGATTAA from Thunnus thynnus chromosome 9, fThuThy2.1, whole genome shotgun sequence encodes the following:
- the mcts1 gene encoding malignant T-cell-amplified sequence 1, whose amino-acid sequence is MFKKFDEKENVSNCIQLKTSVIKGIKNQLLDQFPEIESWLNHIMPKKDPVKIVRCHEHIEILTVNGELLFFRQREGPFYPTLRLLHKYPFILPHQQVDKGAIKFVLSGANIMCPGLTSPGAKLYRADSDTVVAIMAEGKQHALCVGVMKMSAENIEKVNKGIGIENVHYLNDGLWHMKTYK